CATCGGAGGGCTGGTGCGAGCCTATGGTGCTAGCGTAAATGAAGCTATAAAAAACGCAAAAGACATGGGGATTCTAGAATTCTTTGAAAAAAAAGAAAGCTTAAAGGTTTTTATGCCCTTTGCCTTGATTTCACGCTGCGAGCATTTTGCCAAAACTAAAAATATAAACTTTAGCCAAGAGTTTAGCCCGCTGGGCTGTGATTTTAGCTTTAGCATAAATAAAAGCCAAAAAGCAGAACTTATAAAATTTTGCGCTACTTTAAATATAATAATAGCCTAAAATTTAGAATTCCTAGCCAAAAATACCCCCTAACCACAAAAAACCATAGGAATTCTAGAATTCCTAGAGTAGAGAGCCACAGCTCAAGCTGGGGGATGACAAGGACTAGGGAATTCTAGAATTCCTAAGCAAATTTCACTAGGAATTCTAGATTAATTCTAGGGAATTCTAAAATAATCACTCTTGCGTGTCTTGCTCGCTGGCTGGGCTATCAAAGTCTTGGCTCTCTTGTTCGCTGGCTGGGCTATCAAAGTCTAGACTTTCTTCTTCGCTTTCTTTTGGGCAACTAGCGATTGAGACTACTTTTTCGCCATCTACATTTACGACTTTTACGCCGCTGGTGTTGCGACCGGCTTTGCGTATGCTTTGCATATCTACCCTTATCATCTTGCCGCTTGTGGTAAGTGCCATGAGATCCATACGCTCATCTACCATTACAACGCCTATTAGGTCGCCGGTTTTGTCATTTAGCTTCATGCAGATTACGCCCTTGCCGCCACGGTTTGTTAGGCGGTATTCATCGGCTGTGGTACGCTTACCAATTCCAAGCTCGCCTACGCTTAGGATTTCTTGGTCGTTGCTTTCTATAAAGGCAGCGCCTACGACGCTATCATTTTTTTCTTTGAAGCTTATGCCTTTTACGCCACGGCTTACGCGGCCCATTTGGCGGATTTTATTTAGGCGAAATTTCACGCACATACCTTTGCGAGTTACGATTAGGATCATTTTGCTAGGCTCATCGCTATTTTGCTCGCCTAGCACCTCGCCTAGTATCTCGTCTGGATTGGCGCCTAGATCTTCGTTTTCTAAGCTAATATCTAGACTAGCGTTTTCCTCTCCATCTATGCTAGGCACTATTTCTCCCTCTTCGTTTTCTACTATGAGCGCAGTTACTAGCTCGTCATTTTCATCAAGTTTAATTGCACGCACACCGATTGAGCGGATGTTTTTATACTCGCTTAGATTTGTGCGTTTTACTATGCCGTTTTTGGTGAAAAATGCTAGTGATTTATTTGGCGCAAAATCGCTTGTAGGGATGATAGCCATGATTTTTTCATCATCTTGTAGGCTTATTAGATTTACTACGGCTTTGCCTTTTGCGGTGCGGCTGCCCTCTGGGATTTTATAGACCTTTAGCCAGTATAATTGACCTTTGTCAGTGACAAACATCAGCGTATCATGACTCATACAAGTAAAAAAACTCTCGATAAAATCATCATCGTAGGTAGTAACTGCGACCTTACCTTTGCCACCTCTGGCTTGCTTTTCATACTGCTTGCTTGGCACACGCTTGATATATCCTCTGTGAGTTATGGTTACTACCATGTTTTCATTTGGCACTAGATCTTCTATATCTATATCATCGTAGTCATCTACGATTTCAGTCTTGCGAGGGCATTTGAACTTCTCTTTTATATCAAGTAGCTCGTCTTTTATGATATTTTCGATTTTTTCTTCGCTTTTTAGTATGCTTTCTAGCTCAGCGATTAGCTTCATTAGCCCATCTAGCTCGGCTTCTAGTTTTTCACGCTCTAAGCCTGTAAGCTTGCTTAAGCGCATATCAAGTATTGCTTTGCTCTGCGCCTCGCTTAGGGCAAACTGGCTCATTAGCCCTGCTTTTGCGCTATCATAATCAGGGCTAGTGCGGATTAGTGCGATTACCTCATCTATGTTATCAAGGGCGATTTTAAGACCTTCTAGGATATGGGCTCTTTTGCGAGCTTCTTGAAGGTCGTATATAGTCCTGCGGATGATGACGGTTTTTCTGTGGTGCAAAAATAGCTTTAAAAGCTCTAAAAGTGTAAAAATCTTTGGTTCTTTGTTATTTATCGCTAGCATTATCACGCCAAAGGTGATTTCTAGTTGCGTGCTTTTATATAGGTTGTTTAGCACGATTTCGCTCATAGCATCTCGTTTTAGCTCGATTACCATGCGAATTCCTTCTCTATCGCTCTCATCACGCACTTCTGCTATGCCTTCAATGCTTTTTTCTTTGGCTAGTTCGGCTATGGTTTCAATAAGCTTTGCTTTATTTACTTGATAAGGTAGTTCATCTACTACTATTACATCTTTATTTGGCTTTTTTTCTATGTGAGTTTTGGCTCTTAGCTTTATGCGGCCTCTGCCTGTGCGGTAAGCATCGATTATGCCTTTTTTGCCAAATATCGTTCCACCTGTTGGAAAATCAGGGCCTTTTATATGCTCCATTACAGCCTCTAGGCTAGCTTCTTTATCCTCTAATACGACTAAAAGTCCATCAATTAGCTCATCTAAGCTGTGTGGTGGGATATTTGTAGCCATGCCGACAGCAATACCGCTTGAGCCATTTAGTAGTAGGTGCGGCACACGCGCTGGGAGTACATCTGGCTCGCTTTGGCTATCATCGTAGTTTGGGATAAAATCTACTGTGTCTTTATCAATGTCTTTTAAAAGCTCTTCAGTTAAAGCTGTCATTCTAGCCTCGGTGTAGCGCATAGCTGCTGCGCCATCTCCGTCAATAGAGCCGAAGTTTCCCTGCCCATCTACTACTGGAATTCGCATAGAGAAGTCTTGCGCTAGGCGCACAAGAGCGTCATAAACTGCTGTGTCGCCGTGTGGGTGGTATTTACCTAGAACCTCACCTACGATAGCGGCTGATTTTTTGTATTTTGCGCTTTTGCCTAGGTGCATTTCGTTCATAGCGTGTAAAATACGCCTATGAACAGGCTTTAAGCCATCTCTGGCATCTGGCAAAGCGCGGCCTATAATTACGCTCATTGAATAATCAAGATAACTAGCTTTTATAGAGTCTTCTATGCTGGTGATTTGTATATCGCTGTTTTCTAGCATTTTTGCCCTTTGGTTGATTTTGCTTAAAAAATAAGCTTAGATTATATCTAAATATATCTAAATTTTAGTTTTAAGTAAATCTAGAATTCCCTAGGAATTCTAGATTTAAAAAGGCTTTAAAATAAATATTTTTCTAGAATTTCTTTTTGTTTGCCATTTAGCGAGTTTAACTCGGTTTGTAAGCTAGAAATTTTTTGCTCAATGCTTGTTATTGCTTGGACGATTTTTTCTTGAGCTTCAAGTGGTGGTAATGGAATTTGATAATTATATAAATTTGAATTATTTATTGATGGTGGGTTGGAATTACTAGCAATATCTTTTAAATTTACGATATTTTCAAAAATTAAAAATAAAAATTGTTGATTTAATTTTTCTATATTTATAGATTTTATCG
The window above is part of the Campylobacter magnus genome. Proteins encoded here:
- the gyrA gene encoding DNA gyrase subunit A yields the protein MLENSDIQITSIEDSIKASYLDYSMSVIIGRALPDARDGLKPVHRRILHAMNEMHLGKSAKYKKSAAIVGEVLGKYHPHGDTAVYDALVRLAQDFSMRIPVVDGQGNFGSIDGDGAAAMRYTEARMTALTEELLKDIDKDTVDFIPNYDDSQSEPDVLPARVPHLLLNGSSGIAVGMATNIPPHSLDELIDGLLVVLEDKEASLEAVMEHIKGPDFPTGGTIFGKKGIIDAYRTGRGRIKLRAKTHIEKKPNKDVIVVDELPYQVNKAKLIETIAELAKEKSIEGIAEVRDESDREGIRMVIELKRDAMSEIVLNNLYKSTQLEITFGVIMLAINNKEPKIFTLLELLKLFLHHRKTVIIRRTIYDLQEARKRAHILEGLKIALDNIDEVIALIRTSPDYDSAKAGLMSQFALSEAQSKAILDMRLSKLTGLEREKLEAELDGLMKLIAELESILKSEEKIENIIKDELLDIKEKFKCPRKTEIVDDYDDIDIEDLVPNENMVVTITHRGYIKRVPSKQYEKQARGGKGKVAVTTYDDDFIESFFTCMSHDTLMFVTDKGQLYWLKVYKIPEGSRTAKGKAVVNLISLQDDEKIMAIIPTSDFAPNKSLAFFTKNGIVKRTNLSEYKNIRSIGVRAIKLDENDELVTALIVENEEGEIVPSIDGEENASLDISLENEDLGANPDEILGEVLGEQNSDEPSKMILIVTRKGMCVKFRLNKIRQMGRVSRGVKGISFKEKNDSVVGAAFIESNDQEILSVGELGIGKRTTADEYRLTNRGGKGVICMKLNDKTGDLIGVVMVDERMDLMALTTSGKMIRVDMQSIRKAGRNTSGVKVVNVDGEKVVSIASCPKESEEESLDFDSPASEQESQDFDSPASEQDTQE